One window from the genome of Scatophagus argus isolate fScaArg1 chromosome 13, fScaArg1.pri, whole genome shotgun sequence encodes:
- the LOC124068862 gene encoding zona pellucida sperm-binding protein 3-like translates to MDRKLQTTSLWWIIVLISLFKLTESRLMYSRGSSAANSHIPSRTHGDIQLSLKAVKQQQSAELSARPRPVVVSCHPDSMEVVVQADMFDQGLQVDGRHLRLGSESLRERGACAAVPLEEEKFVIRAHLMDCGTKHSSTKEKIIYSNVLVYSPEPASDGLLRLDGASIPVECHYEKRYVVSGISLQPTWVPLVSVASAENQIDFNLLLKTDDWRFERGSYSYFLGDPVHFEVSAVVGNHMPLRVYVDRCVATATPDADAALRYDFIEQHGCLVDAYMTNSSSRFLSRVVEHKLRFQLDAFRFYQEPSNEVYVTCYVKALPVMSTMGSHNRACSLIDNRWRSVDGNDQVCRSCDVSHRVEEPLSSETPKTTISSNTWPSMTPEGSLAQNRPEQRPASYFRFRPRGHQSPHNKRHQSSAGLMKRAAEYKAEQTVHLGPITVLPPSKSDVRLAKTAPGNRTT, encoded by the exons ATGGATCGCAAGCTTCAGACAACCTCTTTATGGTGGATTATCGTCCTCATCTCACTTTTCAAACTCACAGAAAGCCGGTTAATGTACAGCCGAGGCTCCAGCGCAGCAAACTCCCACATCCCGAGCAGGACTCATGGTGACATCCAGCTTTCGCTGAAAGCGgttaaacagcagcaaagcgCGGAGCTCAGCGCTCGACCTCGACCTGTCGTGGTCAGCTGCCACCCAGACTCAATGGAGGTTGTGGTGCAGGCGGACATGTTTGATCAAGGCCTTCAGGTGGACGGTAGACATCTGCGCCTGGGCTCAGAGTCCCTGAGAGAGAGGGGAGCATGCGCAGCAGTCCCATTAGAAGAGGAGAAATTCGTCATCCGGGCCCACCTGATGGATTGTGGAACCAAACACTCA TCgacaaaagaaaagataatCTATTCCAATGTTCTGGTCTACTCACCTGAACCTGCATCTGACGGTTTACTTAGACTGGATGGAGCAAGTATTCCAGTTGAATGTCATTATGAAAA GAGGTACGTTGTGTCTGGCATTTCCCTGCAACCCACCTGGGTTCCTCTGGTCTCTGTAGCCTCAGCTGAGAATCAGATAGATTTCAATCTGTTACTCAAGACCG ATGATTGGAGGTTTGAGAGGGGATCTTATTCTTACTTTCTGGGTGACCCCGTTCATTTCGAAGTTTCTGCTGTCGTTGGTAACCACATGCCCCTGCGGGTCTACGTTGACCGCTGTGTTGCCACCGCAACCCCTGATGCTGACGCTGCTTTAAGATACGACTTTATTGAGCAGCATGG ATGCCTTGTTGATGCTTACATGACAAACTCCAGCTCCCGTTTCCTATCAAGAGTTGTAGAACACAAGCTCAGGTTTCAGCTTGATGCCTTCAGGTTCTACCAGGAGCCCAGCAATGAG GTCTACGTTACCTGCTATGTTAAGGCACTTCCAGTCATGTCAACAATGGGCTCACACAACAGGGCCTGCTCTTTAATTGACAACAG ATGGAGGTCAGTTGATGGGAATGACCAGGTATGTAGAAGCTGCGATGTCTCCCATCGTGTTGAGGAGCCTCTGTCCTCAGAAACGCCTAAAACTACCATCAGCAGCAACACATGGCCCTCTATGACGCCAGAGGGGAGCTTGGCACAGAACAGACCTGAACAACGCCCGGCCAGTTATTTTCGTTTTCGTCCAAGGGGACACCAGAGCCCACACAACAAACGTCACCAATCGTCTGCCGGACTGatgaagagagcagcagagtaCAAAGCAG